Proteins encoded together in one Paracoccus sp. SMMA_5_TC window:
- a CDS encoding PepSY domain-containing protein, which yields MIHADPKDAWTEDEDWNGQFRDLERDHAQPLPLQRALRIAEARFRGRLIAARLLPANPAERARGTILVHELRLLTPDRNVLRLRLDAFSGAFLEVAGAGLTAARRTGED from the coding sequence ATGATCCATGCCGACCCGAAGGATGCATGGACCGAGGACGAGGATTGGAACGGCCAGTTCAGGGATCTTGAGCGGGATCATGCCCAGCCATTGCCCCTGCAACGCGCGCTGCGGATTGCCGAGGCGCGCTTTCGAGGGCGGCTTATCGCCGCGCGTCTGCTGCCGGCAAACCCTGCAGAACGCGCGCGCGGCACGATACTTGTGCACGAACTGCGGCTGTTGACCCCCGATCGGAATGTGCTTCGATTGCGGCTGGACGCATTCAGCGGCGCCTTTCTTGAGGTCGCCGGGGCCGGGCTGACGGCCGCGCGCCGGACAGGAGAAGATTGA